One genomic segment of Rubripirellula amarantea includes these proteins:
- a CDS encoding Do family serine endopeptidase yields the protein MNQSIEVEIRIFTLDTSTGQNSMQETLTKSTSTRTRRTRLAALVLALTTTGVAVSGFAIGESKVDLNKPRPSIVQNLSPDVQRALNNASDLSTAFRAVSESLLPSVVAIENRVDVAKTVSKSNGSTQPSADPFAHGNPFKGTPFEDFFSDKFDWNAFPMPHGKLAPRQLPKRMPSSGIGSGVVIDESGIILTNNHVVEGGGKVVVRTADGTKYEATAVWTDPSTDIAVVKIEGATDLVAAPLGDSDQMGIGDWVLALGQPFGLDSTVTAGIISAKNRGIRITDRENFLQTDAAINPGNSGGPLVNLKGEVIGINTAIHSRSGGNEGIGFAVPSNMARWVASQLIDNGKVQRAYLGVGIQPATHELAKQMNVKPNSGVVVTDVFPDTPAAEVGLESGDVIVKFDGQPVRKPLELQLLVERCEVGKKFPVEIVRNGKTIELSYTATSRPDEFGSLQASSSASQSDSPSATVSDWGVEVADVNSSIANQLGVQEDSGVVVTSVMDGSAAAEAGLEPGIVIKQVDRQAVDSVAELKQKLAEADDDVLLLVRTKNGSQFIVMTKS from the coding sequence TTGAACCAATCAATTGAGGTCGAGATTCGCATCTTCACTCTAGACACTTCGACAGGGCAAAACTCCATGCAAGAAACATTGACGAAATCCACTTCGACGCGAACACGACGAACCAGACTTGCCGCTCTCGTGCTGGCGCTTACAACGACGGGTGTGGCGGTGAGTGGCTTCGCAATTGGCGAGTCGAAGGTTGATCTGAACAAGCCACGACCTTCGATCGTGCAGAACCTTTCTCCCGATGTGCAACGCGCACTCAACAATGCATCGGATCTCTCCACCGCGTTTCGTGCGGTCTCTGAATCACTGCTGCCATCCGTGGTGGCGATCGAGAACCGAGTAGACGTCGCTAAGACCGTTTCAAAGTCCAATGGTTCTACTCAACCATCGGCGGACCCTTTCGCCCATGGAAATCCATTCAAGGGCACTCCGTTTGAAGACTTTTTCAGCGACAAGTTTGACTGGAATGCTTTTCCCATGCCTCACGGCAAACTTGCTCCGCGACAGCTCCCTAAACGAATGCCAAGTTCAGGTATTGGTTCAGGAGTCGTGATCGACGAATCTGGAATCATCCTCACAAACAATCACGTGGTTGAAGGTGGCGGAAAGGTTGTCGTTCGCACCGCCGACGGTACGAAGTACGAAGCCACGGCGGTCTGGACGGATCCGAGTACTGATATTGCGGTGGTAAAGATTGAAGGTGCCACCGATTTGGTTGCTGCGCCACTTGGCGATAGCGATCAAATGGGCATCGGCGACTGGGTACTTGCGTTAGGGCAACCATTCGGGCTCGATAGCACCGTTACCGCTGGAATCATCAGTGCCAAGAACCGCGGCATTCGCATCACCGACCGCGAGAACTTCTTGCAAACCGATGCTGCTATTAACCCCGGCAACAGCGGTGGGCCGTTGGTGAACTTGAAGGGCGAAGTGATCGGCATCAACACGGCAATTCACTCTCGCAGTGGTGGTAATGAAGGAATCGGTTTTGCCGTTCCGTCGAACATGGCTCGGTGGGTTGCCAGTCAGTTGATTGACAATGGCAAAGTGCAGCGAGCTTACCTGGGCGTTGGTATTCAGCCCGCGACTCATGAACTCGCCAAACAAATGAATGTGAAGCCCAATAGCGGCGTTGTGGTCACGGATGTATTCCCCGATACGCCTGCGGCAGAGGTTGGTCTTGAAAGTGGCGATGTGATCGTAAAATTCGATGGCCAACCCGTTCGCAAACCGCTGGAACTTCAGTTGTTGGTGGAGCGGTGCGAAGTCGGCAAAAAATTCCCAGTTGAGATCGTTCGCAATGGCAAGACCATCGAGCTCAGCTACACGGCAACATCACGACCAGATGAATTTGGTTCCCTGCAAGCGTCGAGTTCTGCAAGTCAATCGGATTCGCCATCGGCAACCGTTTCGGATTGGGGAGTAGAAGTCGCCGACGTTAACAGTTCGATTGCAAATCAACTCGGCGTTCAAGAGGATTCCGGGGTGGTCGTCACGTCAGTGATGGACGGCAGTGCGGCAGCGGAAGCGGGTCTAGAGCCGGGCATCGTCATCAAACAAGTCGATCGCCAGGCGGTTGACTCTGTTGCTGAGTTGAAGCAAAAGCTGGCGGAAGCGGACGACGACGTCTTGTTGTTGGTGCGGACGAAGAACGGATCACAATTTATTGTGATGACGAAATCGTAA
- a CDS encoding bifunctional nuclease family protein codes for MPVKMQLARIIISELTENQVIYLQEVDGTREFPILIGIFEATNIDRRVKEDYEPPRPLTHDLIVEVAQSLGASIDRIVINDLNQSTYFANLVLVRENGEEIEIDSRPSDAIAVAVTFSPPLPIYVAEHVLEEATSKIP; via the coding sequence ATGCCCGTCAAGATGCAACTCGCTCGGATCATCATTTCCGAGTTGACCGAAAATCAAGTGATCTACCTCCAAGAGGTGGATGGCACTCGTGAGTTTCCGATTTTGATTGGGATCTTCGAAGCGACGAATATCGATCGTCGGGTTAAAGAAGACTACGAACCGCCTCGGCCATTGACTCACGATTTGATCGTGGAAGTGGCGCAGTCTCTTGGTGCGTCGATCGACCGGATCGTCATTAACGATCTGAATCAAAGTACGTACTTCGCCAATTTAGTTCTCGTGCGAGAAAATGGTGAAGAGATCGAAATTGATTCGCGTCCGAGTGACGCGATCGCCGTTGCTGTCACGTTCTCGCCTCCGTTACCGATTTACGTTGCTGAGCACGTGCTCGAAGAAGCCACGTCAAAGATTCCTTAG
- the nusB gene encoding transcription antitermination factor NusB yields the protein MSTRRRAREIVLQLLYEADVNDFREAESAKKFIRSRMQGRKALTDFACDLLTGTIEHRVEIDEHLSKLSSHWALPRMAVVDRNVLRLGAYEILFADTPGRVAVNESIVLAKRYGDKNSPRFVNGVLDRLMKESSGKVRTDQS from the coding sequence ATGTCCACGCGTCGCCGCGCCCGCGAAATTGTCCTGCAACTGCTCTACGAGGCAGATGTCAACGACTTTCGTGAAGCAGAGTCGGCTAAGAAGTTCATCCGATCACGAATGCAAGGACGGAAGGCGCTTACTGATTTCGCATGTGATTTACTCACCGGCACAATTGAACATCGTGTCGAAATTGACGAGCACCTTTCCAAACTGTCATCGCACTGGGCATTGCCACGAATGGCGGTTGTTGATCGAAACGTACTACGCTTGGGGGCCTACGAGATTCTTTTCGCTGACACCCCAGGTCGAGTTGCAGTGAATGAGTCGATCGTGTTGGCTAAACGTTATGGTGACAAGAACAGCCCTCGTTTCGTCAACGGTGTTCTGGATCGACTGATGAAAGAGTCCAGCGGCAAAGTCAGAACCGACCAATCCTGA
- a CDS encoding UDP-glucuronic acid decarboxylase family protein — translation MIQRILVTGGAGFLGSHLCERLVNDGHDVICLDNFFTSQKTNVVHLLDRPNFELIRHDITLPIFLEVDQIYNMACPAAPGHYQYNPIKTIKTSVLGSINMLGVAKRCGARILQASTSEVYGDPEVHPQVESYRGSVNPIGLRACYDEGKRVAETLFMDYHRSNNVDVRIVRIFNTYGPRMHPYDGRVVSNFIRQALVGENITIFGDGKQTRSFCYRDDLCDAIIGMMNVDDFVGPVNIGNPVEFTIRELAEEVIRISGAKSKLVERPLPSDDPTRRRPDISLAKEKLGWEPKVPLAEGLQRTIEWFQSINLDDYRAPTPNYV, via the coding sequence ATGATTCAACGAATCCTTGTCACTGGCGGTGCCGGTTTTCTTGGCTCTCATCTTTGCGAGCGACTGGTCAATGATGGTCATGATGTGATTTGCTTGGACAACTTCTTTACCAGTCAAAAAACGAACGTTGTCCATCTGCTCGATCGTCCCAATTTCGAATTGATCCGACACGACATCACGTTGCCGATTTTTTTGGAAGTGGACCAGATCTACAACATGGCTTGCCCGGCGGCCCCCGGACACTACCAATACAACCCCATCAAGACGATCAAGACGAGCGTTCTTGGGTCGATCAACATGCTTGGTGTTGCCAAGCGGTGCGGAGCTCGTATCTTGCAGGCCAGCACGAGCGAAGTTTACGGGGACCCGGAAGTTCATCCCCAGGTGGAAAGCTATCGAGGCAGCGTTAATCCAATCGGGCTGCGTGCGTGTTACGACGAAGGCAAGCGAGTTGCCGAAACGTTGTTCATGGACTACCACCGCAGCAACAACGTCGACGTTCGCATTGTGCGGATCTTCAATACCTATGGACCTCGAATGCATCCCTATGACGGGCGTGTCGTTTCGAATTTCATTCGCCAAGCATTGGTGGGCGAAAACATCACGATCTTTGGTGATGGGAAGCAGACTCGATCGTTCTGTTACCGCGATGATTTGTGCGATGCCATTATCGGAATGATGAATGTCGACGATTTTGTGGGGCCAGTAAACATTGGCAATCCTGTGGAGTTCACCATTCGTGAACTAGCCGAGGAAGTTATTCGAATCTCGGGCGCCAAAAGCAAGCTGGTCGAGCGTCCCTTACCTTCCGACGATCCCACTCGCCGTCGCCCTGACATATCGCTTGCCAAAGAAAAGCTGGGCTGGGAACCCAAGGTCCCGCTTGCTGAAGGGTTGCAGCGAACGATCGAATGGTTCCAAAGTATCAACCTGGATGACTACCGAGCCCCAACACCGAACTACGTCTAA
- the panC gene encoding pantoate--beta-alanine ligase, which yields MQLFRTCATMHEAVVKARARGRRVGVVPTMGALHEGHLSLVRASVERCDETVVTIFVNPTQFGPGEDLAKYPRTFDEDIARVEAAGATMVFAPSNEEMYPSGASTFVEPPSVAIPLEGKFRPGHLRGVATIVLKLFHAVPADVAIFGRKDYQQFKVIEAMVRDLNVAIELVAGETVRESDGLAMSSRNRYLSSDDRVRALSLSRALSIAHEAYRQGERSTAALEALMSEELRGVDSVDYASVVDADTLQRYDIVPPKAVALIAARVGGARLIDNRTLS from the coding sequence ATGCAACTTTTTAGAACGTGCGCTACGATGCACGAGGCGGTAGTGAAGGCTCGCGCGCGCGGACGTAGGGTTGGCGTTGTCCCGACCATGGGCGCCCTTCATGAAGGCCACCTATCGCTAGTGCGAGCCAGTGTTGAGCGCTGTGACGAGACGGTCGTCACGATCTTCGTCAATCCAACTCAATTTGGGCCTGGTGAAGATCTCGCGAAATATCCGCGAACCTTCGACGAAGACATCGCGAGAGTCGAGGCCGCGGGCGCGACCATGGTGTTTGCGCCATCGAACGAAGAGATGTACCCGAGCGGTGCGAGTACGTTTGTTGAACCGCCATCGGTAGCCATTCCTCTTGAAGGCAAGTTTCGCCCCGGTCATCTACGCGGTGTCGCCACGATCGTTTTGAAGCTTTTTCACGCCGTTCCCGCCGATGTCGCCATCTTTGGTCGCAAGGACTACCAACAATTCAAAGTGATCGAAGCCATGGTGCGAGATCTGAACGTGGCAATCGAATTGGTGGCTGGCGAAACGGTGCGCGAATCAGACGGGTTGGCGATGAGCAGTCGCAACCGGTATCTATCATCCGATGATCGGGTTCGAGCGTTGTCGTTGTCGCGAGCCCTGTCCATCGCCCATGAAGCATATCGTCAAGGTGAGCGTTCGACTGCGGCGCTAGAAGCGTTGATGAGTGAAGAGTTGCGCGGCGTCGATTCGGTCGACTATGCCTCCGTCGTGGATGCCGATACGCTTCAGCGGTACGACATTGTGCCACCGAAAGCGGTCGCGTTGATCGCGGCTAGAGTGGGTGGCGCTCGATTAATTGACAATCGCACGCTAAGCTAA
- a CDS encoding sensor histidine kinase, whose product MRLAAKLVLVYLIGLLLIVGLFSYLTIQNERRLAAALHQQQAADIIASMSRKLESVYRSVHPREELQQVLRQTTSLQTKRMKMRLVEPGGSGSSAPPPGVPIDVIVTQRSMTTISMPDPSGEERLYTYVPIAGTKEFPRGTIEVSAPDNTAKDRLHRSLMRSAIAILGVTVLSGVVVLFGGILMVGKPLKQLISKVHQVGEGNFDGPLDVKQNDELGRLGVAINQMCEQLKSQRQKIDEETAARIATVGQLRHADRLSTLGRLAAGVAHEMGTPLNVVSGRAELIASGELSSDQTRRSALTIKQESDRIAGIIRSLLDFARRGNPNRDRADLAALVDETVTMMRPLAEKKNVDIRWTRTESPMISKVDSGQIRQVLTNLIVNAISAMDGQAGDTITISARSAKSDDPSVAPIEMHQIDIVDNGHGIEEEHLESIFEPFFTTKDVGEGTGLGLSIAHGIIEDHEGRIEVSSVLGEGTRFSVLLPVDEADEILLNQDSQQLLENASTDRVDPLPTPGSSRSEYNI is encoded by the coding sequence ATGCGACTCGCTGCCAAACTTGTGCTTGTCTATCTGATCGGTCTGCTATTGATCGTTGGATTGTTCAGCTATTTGACGATTCAAAATGAACGTCGTTTGGCGGCAGCTTTGCACCAACAACAGGCAGCCGACATTATCGCTTCGATGAGTCGCAAGTTGGAAAGCGTCTATCGCAGTGTTCATCCGCGTGAAGAGCTGCAGCAAGTATTAAGACAGACAACTAGCTTGCAGACCAAACGTATGAAGATGCGTTTGGTAGAACCGGGAGGCTCTGGCAGTTCGGCTCCTCCGCCCGGTGTGCCCATCGACGTGATCGTGACACAGCGAAGCATGACAACCATTTCGATGCCGGACCCCAGTGGCGAGGAACGCCTCTACACTTATGTTCCGATCGCGGGAACGAAAGAATTTCCGCGAGGAACTATCGAGGTTTCGGCGCCCGACAATACGGCGAAAGATCGGTTGCACCGTTCGTTGATGCGATCGGCGATAGCGATTTTGGGCGTAACGGTCCTGTCCGGTGTCGTGGTGTTGTTCGGCGGAATTTTGATGGTGGGAAAACCGCTCAAGCAATTGATCTCGAAAGTGCATCAAGTAGGAGAAGGCAATTTTGACGGCCCGCTCGATGTAAAACAGAATGACGAGTTGGGACGTTTAGGAGTCGCCATCAACCAGATGTGTGAACAACTCAAGAGCCAGCGTCAAAAAATCGACGAAGAGACAGCCGCTCGAATCGCGACGGTCGGGCAACTTCGTCACGCTGATCGCTTGAGTACGCTTGGTAGACTCGCGGCGGGAGTCGCGCACGAAATGGGGACGCCCCTGAATGTCGTGTCCGGACGAGCCGAGTTAATCGCTAGTGGGGAACTTAGCAGTGATCAAACTCGCCGAAGTGCCTTGACTATTAAACAAGAGAGCGACCGAATTGCCGGTATCATTCGTAGTTTGCTCGACTTCGCTCGTCGAGGGAATCCGAATCGAGATCGAGCAGACTTGGCCGCTTTGGTTGATGAAACCGTGACGATGATGCGGCCACTTGCTGAAAAGAAGAACGTCGACATCCGTTGGACTCGCACCGAGTCCCCAATGATCAGCAAAGTGGATTCGGGCCAGATCCGCCAAGTTTTGACGAATCTAATCGTCAACGCGATCAGTGCAATGGATGGACAAGCGGGGGACACCATCACTATTTCCGCTCGGTCAGCAAAGAGCGATGACCCTTCGGTGGCTCCCATCGAGATGCATCAAATCGACATCGTTGACAATGGTCACGGAATTGAGGAAGAACATCTCGAGAGCATTTTCGAGCCATTCTTCACCACGAAGGACGTCGGTGAGGGAACGGGATTGGGGTTGTCGATCGCTCACGGAATCATCGAAGATCACGAGGGCAGAATCGAAGTGAGCAGCGTCCTCGGTGAGGGAACTCGATTCAGTGTTCTCTTGCCCGTCGACGAAGCTGACGAAATACTTCTGAACCAAGACAGCCAGCAACTGCTCGAGAATGCGTCGACGGATCGCGTGGATCCGTTACCCACGCCTGGTTCATCTCGATCCGAATACAACATCTAA
- a CDS encoding sigma-54-dependent transcriptional regulator: MSKQETQSRGCVLVVDDERAMCELVETTLTMKGFEVSWCQNAADALERIQQVDIDAVLTDVKMPGTSGIELCEQIHKIRRQLPVVVMTAFGSLETAVSALRAGAYDFVTKPFEIDLLVATLSRAVDYGRLQSQVRLLTDQIAKAESFGELIGQSKPMRALYEQLGRVADSESSILITGESGTGKEVVARSIHQQSKRASKPFVAVNCAALSESLLESELFGHSKGAFTDARNERAGLFAEANGGTLLLDEMGDMPMALQVKLLRALEEGKIRPVGSDKEVEVDVRVLTATHRDLESAVEEGRFREDLFYRINVIQLHLPPLRARGNDILLIANHFVTIFAKRSGKSVNGLSESAAEKLLSYSWPGNIRQLRNVIERAVALTRFDQISVEDLPEKIRDHRQTSVFIGGDDPTELVTIEELERRYIDHVLGCVQGNKTLAAQILGVDRKTLYRKLKRD, from the coding sequence ATGAGTAAGCAGGAAACCCAGAGCCGAGGGTGCGTGTTAGTCGTCGACGATGAACGCGCAATGTGCGAATTGGTCGAAACCACATTGACGATGAAGGGATTCGAAGTGTCGTGGTGCCAAAACGCCGCCGATGCTCTCGAGCGAATCCAGCAGGTGGACATCGACGCTGTCTTAACTGACGTCAAAATGCCTGGCACAAGCGGCATTGAGTTGTGCGAACAGATTCACAAGATTCGTCGTCAGCTTCCCGTGGTGGTGATGACGGCGTTTGGTAGTCTCGAGACCGCGGTTTCGGCGCTGCGAGCAGGCGCTTACGACTTTGTCACGAAACCCTTTGAGATTGACCTGCTTGTAGCGACCCTGTCACGAGCGGTTGACTATGGCCGATTGCAATCCCAAGTTCGTTTACTCACTGACCAAATTGCAAAAGCGGAATCTTTTGGTGAATTGATTGGCCAAAGCAAACCCATGAGAGCTCTCTACGAGCAACTGGGGCGGGTCGCAGATTCAGAATCGTCAATCCTGATCACGGGTGAAAGCGGCACGGGGAAAGAAGTGGTCGCCCGTTCGATCCATCAGCAGTCCAAGCGAGCATCCAAACCGTTCGTGGCTGTCAATTGCGCCGCGTTGAGTGAGTCACTGCTCGAAAGCGAGTTGTTTGGGCATTCCAAAGGAGCCTTTACCGACGCGCGTAATGAACGAGCAGGTTTGTTTGCAGAGGCCAACGGCGGCACTCTGTTGCTTGACGAAATGGGCGATATGCCCATGGCTTTGCAAGTTAAGTTGCTTCGAGCGCTTGAAGAAGGAAAGATTCGTCCAGTTGGCAGCGATAAGGAAGTTGAGGTCGATGTCCGAGTATTAACGGCCACGCACCGGGACTTAGAATCGGCCGTGGAAGAAGGGCGATTCCGAGAAGACTTGTTCTACCGAATTAACGTGATTCAATTGCACCTGCCGCCGTTGCGTGCGCGAGGCAATGATATTTTGTTGATTGCCAATCACTTTGTGACCATCTTTGCAAAACGAAGTGGTAAGTCCGTTAACGGGTTATCAGAATCGGCGGCGGAAAAGTTGTTGTCTTATTCGTGGCCTGGCAACATTCGGCAGCTTCGCAATGTCATTGAACGAGCGGTTGCTTTGACGCGGTTTGATCAAATTAGCGTAGAGGATTTGCCGGAAAAAATTCGCGACCACCGGCAAACATCTGTTTTCATCGGCGGTGATGATCCTACCGAACTGGTGACGATTGAGGAGCTTGAGCGGCGGTACATTGACCATGTACTCGGTTGCGTCCAGGGGAACAAGACTCTGGCGGCACAAATTCTTGGGGTGGATCGCAAAACCTTGTATCGGAAACTCAAGCGAGATTAG
- a CDS encoding efflux RND transporter permease subunit, producing METASEESDKQETDPLMRRYLRRLWVGVAVLVVLAIPAIIHSDAAIRSLFNRPSDWVPDSLAEKAEFNDFAEHFSVADLIMVAWEESTLGSPSLAQASAILQPLSVDQGQPSEDVVLPDWADEWIAEMQTICGDPHPLQWARSGDETLQTMTSSPASIPREMAISRLVGTLIGPDREHTCLVVSLHESGLSKRRELIPAIREMVGRLVDRSALDVAVVGGPFEGAVVDAESIRSIKTFSPPSAIIAAILCLFCLRSVPLTTAIVAVAVIGEGLVLAAVYYTGTPMNAVLIVLPPLVFVLTVSAGIHLSNYYLDITKEFPHTSRSEAASRAMRAGVMPCMLATGTTVIGLMSLILVRLGPVRIFGAVASLGVILTLGLLVLVLPGAMVLTKPRKKYIERALNQDSAIEERNTAKIWFRRRMARPWPIIVTFLTIAGFLSVGLSRLESSVNVPRMFLPDSDIRTSYAWFERNIGPTITGELLLTFPAMTEEDDLIERFAIVEKVQIAINHQSEVGGTLSPRTFVRSIPRGRSIRDTITRSGLIKQLRDPESALGQLGFIANDPDRQLWRISIRIPHDEFTDIGDQIDAIKASADEAIEDASIPVQATFTGGVAIVHKSQEILLRDLFWSFVTAFGVIAVVMVVMLRSVIGGLIAMLPNLFPTVALFGMMGLIRLPLDIGSVMSASVALGIAVDDTVHLLSRFGSRRARGIGQIRAAYGALAQCGMAMVQTTLVCGVALMAYWFSDFVPTSRFSLFMFGLLMSALLGVTFLLPALMCSVLGKWLARPIGVDPGASVYADGPQTDPDDVRRVPTRWQN from the coding sequence ATGGAAACAGCGAGCGAAGAGAGCGACAAGCAAGAGACTGATCCGCTAATGCGGCGTTACTTACGCCGACTTTGGGTGGGTGTCGCCGTTTTGGTGGTGTTAGCGATACCGGCAATCATTCATTCCGACGCCGCCATCCGGTCTCTCTTTAATCGGCCATCGGATTGGGTGCCTGATTCGCTTGCCGAAAAAGCCGAGTTCAACGACTTCGCCGAACACTTTTCCGTCGCCGACCTGATCATGGTCGCGTGGGAAGAATCGACGCTCGGTTCGCCTAGCCTCGCGCAGGCATCCGCAATTCTGCAACCATTGTCGGTAGATCAAGGCCAGCCGAGCGAGGACGTTGTCCTTCCCGATTGGGCCGATGAGTGGATAGCTGAAATGCAAACCATTTGTGGCGACCCTCATCCGTTGCAGTGGGCGCGTAGTGGCGACGAAACGTTGCAAACGATGACTTCCTCGCCAGCAAGCATTCCTCGCGAGATGGCCATTTCGCGATTGGTGGGGACATTGATCGGCCCCGATCGCGAACACACCTGCCTTGTCGTTTCGCTTCACGAAAGCGGACTATCGAAGCGTCGCGAACTGATTCCCGCCATCCGTGAAATGGTAGGTCGCCTAGTCGATCGTTCTGCGCTGGATGTCGCAGTGGTCGGCGGCCCTTTTGAAGGCGCAGTCGTCGACGCCGAAAGCATTCGCTCAATCAAAACGTTCTCGCCGCCGTCAGCGATCATAGCGGCGATTTTGTGTTTATTTTGCCTTCGTTCCGTTCCGCTGACCACTGCCATTGTCGCCGTCGCTGTGATCGGCGAAGGGCTCGTCTTGGCCGCGGTCTACTACACGGGAACACCCATGAATGCGGTGCTTATCGTGCTACCGCCATTGGTCTTTGTGCTAACGGTCTCGGCCGGTATTCACCTCAGCAATTACTACCTCGACATCACGAAAGAATTCCCCCATACATCGCGAAGTGAAGCAGCATCGCGAGCAATGCGAGCTGGCGTGATGCCGTGCATGCTGGCGACCGGAACCACGGTCATTGGCTTGATGTCGCTTATCTTGGTGCGTCTTGGTCCGGTCCGAATCTTTGGCGCCGTCGCTTCGCTCGGCGTCATCCTGACACTCGGATTGCTGGTCTTGGTGTTGCCCGGGGCGATGGTGCTAACCAAGCCTCGCAAAAAGTACATCGAGCGAGCACTCAATCAAGACAGCGCTATTGAAGAGCGCAATACCGCAAAGATTTGGTTCCGCCGTCGAATGGCCCGACCGTGGCCCATCATCGTGACGTTCTTGACCATCGCGGGTTTTTTGTCGGTTGGACTAAGTCGGCTTGAAAGTAGCGTTAACGTGCCTCGAATGTTCTTGCCGGACAGCGACATACGCACGAGCTACGCATGGTTTGAGCGAAACATTGGCCCGACCATCACCGGTGAGCTGTTGTTGACATTTCCAGCCATGACCGAGGAAGACGATTTGATCGAGCGTTTTGCGATCGTTGAAAAAGTTCAGATCGCAATCAATCACCAATCGGAAGTCGGTGGTACTTTGTCGCCCCGAACGTTCGTTCGTTCGATTCCGCGAGGCCGAAGCATTCGCGACACGATCACGCGTAGTGGACTCATCAAGCAACTTCGCGACCCCGAATCCGCGCTCGGACAACTCGGCTTCATCGCTAATGATCCGGATCGGCAACTCTGGCGAATCAGTATCCGAATTCCTCATGACGAATTTACCGACATCGGTGACCAGATCGACGCGATTAAGGCATCAGCGGACGAAGCGATAGAGGACGCATCGATCCCCGTCCAAGCAACGTTCACCGGCGGAGTTGCGATCGTTCACAAATCGCAAGAGATTCTGTTACGTGACTTGTTTTGGTCCTTCGTAACTGCCTTTGGCGTGATCGCCGTGGTGATGGTTGTCATGCTACGAAGCGTGATTGGCGGCTTGATTGCCATGCTACCGAACCTTTTCCCCACCGTTGCTCTGTTTGGCATGATGGGATTGATTCGACTTCCGCTGGACATAGGCTCGGTCATGTCAGCCAGTGTCGCATTGGGGATTGCGGTCGATGACACCGTTCACCTGCTCAGCCGTTTCGGTTCGCGACGCGCACGTGGTATCGGGCAGATCCGAGCCGCCTACGGAGCTCTGGCACAATGCGGGATGGCGATGGTGCAAACAACGCTCGTCTGCGGCGTGGCGCTGATGGCTTATTGGTTCAGTGATTTTGTTCCAACAAGTCGATTTTCGCTGTTCATGTTCGGACTGCTGATGAGCGCGCTATTGGGCGTTACCTTCCTATTGCCCGCACTGATGTGCAGCGTCTTGGGCAAATGGTTGGCTCGACCAATCGGCGTCGACCCAGGAGCCAGCGTCTATGCCGATGGCCCTCAAACGGATCCGGACGATGTTCGCCGCGTTCCCACCCGATGGCAAAACTAA